Proteins from a genomic interval of Methanofollis formosanus:
- a CDS encoding 4Fe-4S dicluster domain-containing protein — MEKTENLLLITPERCIGCGTCELACSIGHVDEFKPTVANISVLRFEAGVNVPMACLQCDKPACVAACKSGALEKDPATGLVSVNGAKCIGCRMCVMACPFGNITYNAAAKQALKCDQCGGHPMCAEFCPANAIEYLPADTATVQRKKAFAAKLAAGISEVNV, encoded by the coding sequence ATGGAGAAAACTGAGAACCTGCTGCTGATCACCCCTGAGCGGTGCATCGGCTGTGGGACCTGCGAACTGGCATGCTCCATCGGACATGTCGACGAATTCAAGCCGACTGTCGCGAATATCTCGGTCCTCAGATTTGAGGCCGGTGTGAACGTGCCCATGGCCTGTCTGCAGTGCGACAAGCCCGCCTGTGTTGCTGCGTGCAAGAGCGGCGCCCTCGAGAAAGACCCCGCTACCGGCCTTGTCAGCGTCAACGGCGCCAAGTGTATCGGGTGCCGGATGTGCGTGATGGCCTGCCCCTTCGGCAACATCACCTACAACGCTGCTGCAAAGCAGGCCCTGAAGTGTGACCAGTGCGGCGGCCACCCGATGTGCGCCGAGTTCTGCCCGGCAAACGCCATTGAATACCTGCCCGCCGACACCGCCACCGTGCAGAGGAAGAAGGCGTTCGCTGCAAAACTTGCCGCCGGTATCTCGGAGGTGAATGTATAA
- a CDS encoding 2Fe-2S iron-sulfur cluster-binding protein — MVEVTIDGQKIEVEKGTTALEAARALGIEIPTLCYHEGLPPDGNCRLCQVEVTDRGRTSLVISCMYPIKGPVEIKTDTERVRDARAFVVRLLLARSPDSPVLQQLAEEYGVEPLDARFVPEGESDLCIRCGRCVRACATLGNDCIEFVWRGWEKEVNTPFKEPSKTCIGCGSCAQVCPTGAIRATTDGLTRTIWGRTFDLVACERCGDHFATPEQLEAARQEFEEADGRVLCQRCRKLEQARAVASGLGAHEES, encoded by the coding sequence ATGGTTGAAGTGACGATCGACGGGCAGAAAATTGAGGTTGAGAAGGGAACGACCGCCCTGGAGGCGGCGCGTGCCCTGGGCATCGAGATCCCGACCCTCTGTTACCACGAGGGTCTGCCGCCCGACGGCAACTGCCGTCTCTGCCAGGTGGAAGTCACCGACCGCGGCCGCACCAGTCTGGTCATCTCGTGCATGTACCCGATCAAGGGACCGGTCGAGATCAAGACCGACACCGAACGGGTCCGCGACGCCCGCGCCTTTGTGGTGAGGCTCCTCCTCGCCCGCTCGCCCGACTCCCCGGTCCTCCAGCAGCTTGCGGAGGAGTACGGGGTCGAGCCCCTGGACGCACGCTTCGTCCCTGAAGGCGAGAGCGATCTCTGTATCAGGTGCGGTCGGTGTGTCCGGGCCTGCGCCACCCTCGGCAACGACTGCATCGAGTTTGTCTGGCGTGGCTGGGAGAAAGAGGTGAACACCCCCTTCAAGGAGCCTTCGAAGACCTGTATCGGCTGCGGCTCCTGCGCCCAGGTCTGCCCGACCGGTGCGATCCGCGCCACCACGGACGGTCTCACCCGGACGATCTGGGGCCGGACCTTCGACCTCGTTGCCTGTGAGCGTTGCGGCGATCATTTCGCGACGCCTGAGCAGCTCGAGGCCGCCAGGCAGGAGTTCGAGGAGGCGGACGGGCGCGTGCTCTGTCAGCGGTGCCGCAAACTCGAGCAGGCGCGTGCGGTCGCGTCTGGCCTGGGAGCGCACGAAGAGAGTTGA